A DNA window from Sporosarcina sp. ANT_H38 contains the following coding sequences:
- a CDS encoding DNA/RNA non-specific endonuclease, which yields MSSKRLEKTLNFNMDLEDLQRQQALKRYIARSSERERIASELQTKNPLEVDTPERVAFRKAMIDPRDGLAIERIIGQDDLLPISYLAAGLQAASPVCRIEIRDRIGRVLGHATGFLVSPSLLLTNNHVLENYNTAQASVAQFNYEIDLNLSECPIKSFRFTPERFFITDQKLDFTLVAIEEVSSEGTKLSDFGFLPLMPQTGKGLVGECVSIIQHPSGAPKALAIRENHIMDVFDDYIHYSTDTMPGSSGSPVYNDEWIVISLHHAGVPDPKNRTEFIANEGIRISSIIKFVMKQCTNLSDDQKLLMKDIMKGWEVSGLSHEEVLVEKLSDSWYEGSIGYDTQFLGSDYEVPHPMFRSDLEQDIAQLKDGSNVLNYTHFSIVMSKSRRLAYYTVVNIDGNQLMKIGRNDKWYLDSRIETEYQCGPELYKNNSLDRGHLVRRRDPVWGDLAKKANEDTFHFTNCAPQESKLNQKNWLDLENYILDNAENLNLKVTVFTGPVFRMDDIIYRGVQIPAEFWKIAVIVKKDGNLSATAYLQTQKNLIEDLEFAYGEYKTYQVPISKIEAITGLDFVDLRNYDPLNKLESAIGYVIETSGDIKL from the coding sequence ATGTCTAGTAAACGGCTTGAAAAGACTTTGAATTTTAATATGGATCTGGAAGATTTGCAACGACAACAAGCATTAAAGCGTTACATTGCTCGTTCTAGTGAACGTGAAAGAATCGCTAGTGAACTACAAACTAAAAATCCTTTAGAAGTAGATACGCCTGAACGAGTCGCATTTCGCAAAGCGATGATTGATCCACGTGATGGACTTGCAATAGAACGTATTATTGGCCAAGATGATCTACTCCCTATTTCTTATCTTGCAGCAGGTTTACAAGCAGCCAGTCCAGTCTGTAGAATCGAGATCCGCGATCGTATAGGCAGAGTTCTTGGACATGCTACAGGTTTTCTTGTCTCACCTTCATTATTGCTTACAAATAATCATGTTTTGGAAAACTACAATACCGCTCAGGCCAGTGTAGCGCAATTCAATTATGAAATTGATCTAAACCTAAGTGAATGTCCGATTAAAAGCTTTCGTTTTACACCGGAGCGTTTCTTTATAACAGATCAAAAGCTTGATTTCACATTAGTCGCAATAGAGGAAGTTTCTTCTGAAGGCACAAAATTAAGCGATTTTGGGTTCTTGCCTCTCATGCCGCAAACGGGTAAAGGCTTGGTTGGTGAATGTGTATCAATTATTCAACATCCTTCGGGCGCACCCAAAGCTTTAGCAATCAGAGAGAATCATATTATGGATGTATTTGACGATTACATTCACTACTCAACTGATACCATGCCAGGATCCTCCGGTTCACCTGTATATAATGATGAATGGATTGTAATTTCCCTCCACCATGCAGGCGTTCCAGATCCAAAGAACCGGACTGAATTTATTGCCAATGAAGGGATTCGTATAAGTAGTATTATCAAGTTTGTCATGAAGCAATGCACCAACTTGAGTGATGATCAAAAACTGTTAATGAAGGACATTATGAAGGGATGGGAAGTCTCGGGTCTTAGCCATGAAGAGGTGCTAGTCGAGAAGTTAAGTGATTCATGGTATGAAGGTTCAATCGGCTATGACACTCAATTTCTAGGTAGTGATTATGAAGTTCCTCATCCGATGTTCCGATCTGATCTTGAACAGGACATTGCTCAGTTAAAGGATGGGAGCAATGTGCTCAATTACACGCATTTTTCAATTGTCATGAGCAAGTCACGCCGTTTAGCCTATTATACGGTGGTGAATATTGACGGCAATCAATTGATGAAGATAGGTCGTAATGACAAATGGTATCTCGATTCTCGCATTGAAACAGAGTACCAGTGCGGACCTGAATTATATAAAAATAATTCACTTGATCGGGGACATCTTGTCCGTCGGCGTGATCCTGTTTGGGGAGATTTAGCAAAAAAAGCAAATGAGGATACGTTTCATTTTACAAATTGTGCACCACAGGAAAGTAAGTTGAATCAAAAAAACTGGCTGGATTTGGAGAATTATATTTTAGACAATGCCGAAAACTTAAATCTTAAAGTGACTGTGTTTACGGGACCCGTTTTTCGGATGGATGACATTATTTATAGAGGAGTTCAGATACCGGCAGAGTTTTGGAAAATAGCTGTCATAGTTAAGAAAGACGGGAATTTATCTGCAACTGCTTATTTACAGACTCAAAAAAATCTTATTGAGGATTTGGAATTTGCTTATGGTGAGTATAAAACGTATCAAGTACCAATTTCAAAAATTGAAGCGATTACAGGTCTTGATTTTGTAGATTTACGTAATTACGATCCACTCAATAAGTTAGAATCGGCTATAGGATATGTCATTGAAACATCTGGGGATATAAAACTCTGA
- a CDS encoding methyl-accepting chemotaxis protein has product MFRSIKTKIIMTVMVLFLIGVSSMTFISNSIVKNNTEKSIIESSGALTNEMSFAIENFLGQYEKGIAQLSTSPTVTGFKLSDEDSTTTNPITALETEFGNFLNFYEDATSVYLTLPTKEIIIMPNADLGDDFDPTTREWYKNAVEHPDVVQWSSPYNDSASGELVIAASKAVQLNGKLIGVMSLDIQLGALADKISSSKVGYEGYPILLDAEGIVLAHPESQGENYMDQDFIAEMYKDGNKQGDVHYGYGGTNYINVYSTIPKFGWKVASVYNEKNINTAANDLRNSMIVVALVTLLVIFAALYFIISRTIKPLGQLNLLMDSVSEGDLTVRSDVKTKDEIGELGDNFNTMIDNMNAIITVVNGSASNVRASSESLSAVAEETNASSEEVAHAVTEIAHGASKSAEDAEIVTEKAYLLGEQINEITTKAGVMSDIATKAGEMNTNGQGQMQQLKLSFNDWETNLQSMSEVIGTLEGKVNAIGGVMETITQISSQTNLLALNASIEAARAGEHGKGFAVVADEVRKLAEQSARSTEEVKVTVQELQTESRLVSEQMNETRENFQRQGTVVTDTEITFGEISTLMSDMQDSIDAVYVEIQKVATHNDDVAETIQTMAATSQETAAACEEVSASTDEQLRAIQSVTDAAETLTELSEELSLAVNRFKV; this is encoded by the coding sequence ATGTTTAGATCAATTAAAACAAAAATCATCATGACGGTAATGGTGCTATTTCTCATCGGCGTATCCAGTATGACCTTCATTAGCAATTCGATAGTGAAAAATAATACCGAAAAAAGTATCATCGAATCAAGTGGTGCACTCACCAATGAAATGAGTTTTGCAATTGAGAACTTTCTTGGTCAGTACGAGAAAGGCATTGCACAACTCTCTACATCTCCTACAGTGACAGGATTTAAACTTTCTGACGAAGACTCTACAACAACCAATCCGATCACAGCACTTGAAACTGAATTCGGGAACTTCCTCAACTTCTATGAAGATGCCACATCCGTCTATTTGACACTTCCAACTAAAGAAATAATAATCATGCCTAATGCAGACCTCGGAGACGATTTTGATCCGACAACTCGAGAATGGTACAAAAATGCTGTTGAGCATCCAGACGTTGTTCAATGGTCGAGCCCTTACAACGACTCGGCTTCAGGTGAATTAGTCATCGCAGCCTCAAAAGCTGTGCAATTAAACGGGAAATTAATTGGGGTAATGAGCCTCGATATTCAACTTGGTGCATTAGCAGATAAAATCTCATCAAGTAAAGTCGGGTATGAAGGATATCCAATCCTACTCGATGCAGAAGGTATAGTTCTCGCCCACCCCGAAAGTCAAGGCGAGAACTATATGGATCAGGATTTCATAGCAGAAATGTACAAAGATGGTAACAAACAAGGTGATGTCCATTATGGCTACGGTGGCACAAACTATATAAACGTCTATTCCACAATACCGAAATTCGGTTGGAAAGTTGCCTCTGTCTATAATGAAAAAAACATCAATACCGCAGCAAATGACTTACGCAACTCAATGATTGTTGTCGCACTCGTCACCTTGCTAGTCATCTTCGCAGCACTCTATTTCATCATCAGTCGGACCATCAAACCACTAGGACAGCTAAACTTACTAATGGATTCCGTGTCAGAAGGTGATTTGACCGTACGCTCCGACGTCAAAACGAAAGACGAAATCGGTGAACTTGGCGATAATTTCAATACAATGATCGACAATATGAATGCCATTATCACAGTCGTCAATGGCTCTGCATCGAACGTCCGGGCAAGCTCCGAAAGTTTGAGCGCAGTTGCCGAAGAAACGAATGCATCAAGTGAAGAAGTTGCGCACGCAGTAACTGAAATTGCACATGGTGCTTCCAAATCTGCGGAAGATGCTGAAATCGTTACTGAAAAAGCGTATCTACTTGGCGAGCAAATTAACGAAATCACAACCAAGGCCGGCGTTATGTCAGATATCGCAACCAAAGCCGGTGAAATGAATACGAATGGCCAAGGCCAAATGCAACAGCTGAAACTGTCCTTCAACGACTGGGAAACGAATTTACAGTCCATGTCCGAAGTTATCGGTACACTTGAAGGTAAAGTGAATGCAATCGGTGGAGTCATGGAAACAATCACCCAGATTTCATCACAAACGAATCTACTTGCCTTGAACGCAAGTATCGAAGCAGCACGTGCAGGCGAACACGGTAAAGGTTTCGCAGTCGTTGCGGATGAAGTACGGAAACTTGCAGAACAATCTGCTCGTTCAACAGAAGAAGTAAAAGTCACCGTCCAAGAACTGCAAACAGAATCTAGACTGGTTTCTGAACAAATGAACGAGACACGCGAGAACTTCCAACGCCAGGGTACTGTCGTAACAGACACGGAAATCACTTTCGGAGAAATTTCGACATTGATGTCTGATATGCAAGACTCAATCGACGCGGTGTACGTAGAAATCCAGAAAGTCGCGACGCATAATGACGACGTCGCTGAAACAATCCAAACGATGGCAGCAACTTCACAAGAAACAGCCGCAGCCTGTGAAGAAGTAAGTGCTTCAACAGACGAACAACTTCGTGCGATTCAATCAGTGACAGATGCAGCGGAGACGCTGACGGAGTTGAGTGAGGAATTGAGTTTGGCAGTTAATCGATTTAAGGTTTAA
- the flaG gene encoding flagellar protein FlaG: MVSRMDGGTATHQASVSGGKAAPVVQVQAVVEKVQPQAEQEQQLPVDKAKQMTDSMNTFLESASTQLRFKFHEKLNEYYVTIVDSKTDEVIREIPSKKLMDIHAAMREFVGLLVDRKI; this comes from the coding sequence ATGGTAAGTCGTATGGATGGGGGAACCGCGACGCATCAAGCAAGCGTATCAGGGGGAAAAGCAGCACCTGTAGTGCAAGTGCAAGCAGTTGTAGAAAAAGTACAGCCGCAAGCTGAGCAAGAGCAACAATTACCGGTGGATAAAGCGAAGCAAATGACGGACAGCATGAACACATTTTTGGAAAGTGCGAGCACACAATTGCGTTTCAAGTTTCATGAAAAGCTCAATGAATACTATGTAACTATTGTGGATTCGAAAACTGACGAAGTCATCCGAGAAATACCATCTAAAAAATTGATGGATATCCATGCGGCAATGCGTGAATTTGTCGGTTTACTCGTAGATCGAAAAATATGA
- the fliS gene encoding flagellar export chaperone FliS, giving the protein MAINNPYATYQNNSINTSTPGELTLLLYNGCLKFIQQGKRALKENNIEEKNKSIQKAQAIISELMLTLDKSYPVAANMLVLYEFANSRLVDGNIKNDSTLFDEASAIITEFRDTWKQVIQINRQKQYADVDEI; this is encoded by the coding sequence ATGGCTATAAACAATCCATATGCAACGTATCAGAACAACTCGATTAATACGTCGACACCTGGTGAACTGACACTTTTGCTATACAATGGCTGTTTGAAATTCATTCAGCAAGGGAAAAGAGCATTGAAAGAAAATAATATTGAAGAAAAGAACAAGTCGATTCAAAAAGCGCAGGCTATCATTTCAGAACTGATGCTAACCCTCGACAAGTCCTACCCCGTCGCTGCAAACATGCTTGTGTTATATGAGTTTGCAAATAGCCGGTTGGTAGACGGCAATATAAAAAACGATAGCACTCTTTTTGATGAAGCATCTGCCATCATTACGGAGTTTCGCGATACTTGGAAGCAGGTTATTCAAATCAATCGGCAGAAACAGTATGCGGATGTGGATGAAATATGA